One Littorina saxatilis isolate snail1 linkage group LG10, US_GU_Lsax_2.0, whole genome shotgun sequence DNA window includes the following coding sequences:
- the LOC138978599 gene encoding uncharacterized protein isoform X1, with product MDHGGENLDVVALMNEHRGEGRGSAMQGRSDHNQRIERLWLDVWKDVVNPYHDLFTAMGTPQAEGGLGILNMDNPIHLWALHYVFLPRLNRSLQWIVEQKNHQPLRTERNRTPLQLFFRGMLERRASTSTAVQDFWKGRSLQSIIEDHPLPDSR from the coding sequence ATGGACCATGGTGGCGAGAATCTGGATGTCGTCGCCCTCATGAATGAACACCGGGGAGAAGGGAGAGGCAGTGCGATGCAAGGCCGCAGTGACCATAACCAAAGGATCGAGCGTCTCTGGCTCGACGTCTGGAAAGATGTGGTGAACCCTTACCATGACCTGTTTACTGCAATGGGAACACCACAGGCAGAAGGTGGTCTGGGGATACTGAACATGGACAATCCCATTCACTTGTGGGCCCTCCACTATGTTTTTCTGCCCAGGCTGAACCGGTCCCTACAGTGGATTGTGGAACAGAAGAACCACCAACCCCTGAGGACAGAGCGCAACAGAACTCCCCTGCAGCTCTTCTTCAGGGGGATGCTGGAGAGACGAGCCAGCACATCCACAGCAGTACAGGACTTCTGGAAAGGGAGAAGCCTTCAATCGATAATCGAGGACCATCCTTTGCCAGACAGTCGTTAG
- the LOC138978599 gene encoding uncharacterized protein isoform X3 → MPPRRAASRRVAEVTRAAAGRPRASNQTASQRQPGGFESATAGGEESATALAAVLAELRRLGERQETCQVAIVSLQKDNQRLQEAVSGDREAIASTSGSMTTGTSNSTLSGSVANLVNTITGTEYGEPSSGLILVE, encoded by the exons ATGCCTCCCAGGAGGGCAGCGTCAAGGCGGGTAGCCGAAGTGACCCGAGCCGCTGCAGGTCGGCCGAGGGCCAGCAACCAGACAGCCTCGCAGCGACAACCCGGTGGGTTTGAGTCAGCCACAGCAGGAGGGGAAGAAAGCGCCACTGCTTTGGCCGCGGTATTGGCAGAACTACGCAGGCTGGGGGAGCGGCAAGAGACCTGCCAAGTGGCCATTGTCTCGCTCCAGAAAGACAACCAACGTCTGCAAGAAGCTGTTTCGGGTGATCGTGAGGCCATCGCCTCAACATCGGGATCGATGACAACCGGTACCAGCAATTCTACCCTGTCTGGCTCGGTTGCCAACCTGGTCAACACAATCACAG GCACAGAGTACGGGGAGCCATCCAGCGGGTTGATCCTGGTGGAGTAG
- the LOC138978599 gene encoding uncharacterized protein isoform X2, which produces MHRNMPPRRAASRRVAEVTRAAAGRPRASNQTASQRQPGGFESATAGGEESATALAAVLAELRRLGERQETCQVAIVSLQKDNQRLQEAVSGDREAIASTSGSMTTGTSNSTLSGSVANLVNTITGTEYGEPSSGLILVE; this is translated from the exons ATGCACAGGAATATGCCTCCCAGGAGGGCAGCGTCAAGGCGGGTAGCCGAAGTGACCCGAGCCGCTGCAGGTCGGCCGAGGGCCAGCAACCAGACAGCCTCGCAGCGACAACCCGGTGGGTTTGAGTCAGCCACAGCAGGAGGGGAAGAAAGCGCCACTGCTTTGGCCGCGGTATTGGCAGAACTACGCAGGCTGGGGGAGCGGCAAGAGACCTGCCAAGTGGCCATTGTCTCGCTCCAGAAAGACAACCAACGTCTGCAAGAAGCTGTTTCGGGTGATCGTGAGGCCATCGCCTCAACATCGGGATCGATGACAACCGGTACCAGCAATTCTACCCTGTCTGGCTCGGTTGCCAACCTGGTCAACACAATCACAG GCACAGAGTACGGGGAGCCATCCAGCGGGTTGATCCTGGTGGAGTAG
- the LOC138977842 gene encoding uncharacterized protein, producing the protein MQEDLDKLQEWSDNWLLKFHPKKCSVLKLGKQHTETSYHMKGRSESGEEVSITLEESETEKDLGVLVDNRLSFKGHVAQATAKANKTLGIIRRSFEHLDREVFVQLYKSLVRPILEYGHSVWQPQQKLLCKEIEDVQRRATKLISALSEKTYPERLAVLKLPSLEHRRLRGDMIDLYKYMHGIYDTGNPNFQLTETKDTRGNSLKLYKPFCRLNVRSCFFAERVIPHWNSLPETVVTAPSVNSFKGRLDNFWADRPEKFSPTCYQ; encoded by the coding sequence ATGCAGGAAGATCTGGACAAGCTACAAGAGTGGTCTGACAACTGGCTCCTCAAGTTCCACCCAAAGAAGTGTAGTGTCCTTAAGCtaggcaaacaacacacagagaCCAGCTATCACATGAAAGGGAGATCCGAAAGTGGTGAGGAGGTTAGCATCACTCTAGAAGAAAGCGAAACGGAGAAAGACCTTGGTGTACTTGTAGACAATCGCCTGAGTTTCAAGGGACATGTTGCACAAGCAACTGCGAAGGCAAACAAAACCTTAGGCATCATCAGGAGATCGTTTGAGCATCTGGATAGGGAGGTGTTTGTACAACTCTACAAGAGTCTTGTCAGGCCAATCCTTGAATATGGGCATTCAGTATGGCAACCACAGCAGAAACTGCTGTGCAAGGAAATAGAGGACGTACAGAGAAGGGCTACCAAACTGATATCGGCTCTCAGTGAGAAAACTTACCCAGAACGACTTGCTGTACTCAAACTACCGAGTCTCGAACACAGGCGTCTCCGAGGTGACATGATCGACCTCTACAAGTATATGCATGGGATCTACGACACAGGCAACCCGAATTTCCAGCTGACCGAAACCAAGGACACTAGGGGAAACAGCCTCAAGTTGTACAAACCATTTTGTAGGCTGAACGTTCGGAGCTGCTTCTTCGCAGAAAGGGTGATTCCTCACTGGAACAGTCTGCCAGAAACAGTTGTGACAGCACCATCAGTGAacagtttcaaaggaaggctgGACAATTTCTGGGCAGACAGACCAGAGAAATTCTCGCCAACGTGCTACCAATAA